From the genome of Sphingobacterium kitahiroshimense, one region includes:
- a CDS encoding urease accessory protein UreF, translating to MENKFLGKLLHLSDPTLPIGGFTHSNGLETYVQKEIVHNKATAESYVRHNLWYNLKFNDAALMRLAYDATRNDDLDLLRSLDEECTALKSPKEIREASKKLGVRLYKIFSRYQEQPILICWGELIKQKKVDSHYCLVYGMLAALLDIPIREALHGYYYNVAITMVTNAVKLVPLGQLDGQDILFYLHDDLMTLCDETLEVDRDLIGLCNVGFDIRCMQHERLYTRVYIS from the coding sequence ATGGAAAATAAATTTCTAGGCAAGCTTCTTCATTTGTCAGATCCGACGTTACCAATCGGTGGGTTTACCCATTCGAATGGATTAGAGACCTATGTGCAGAAGGAGATCGTACATAATAAAGCTACTGCAGAGTCGTATGTGAGACACAATTTGTGGTACAACTTGAAGTTTAATGATGCAGCTTTGATGCGTCTTGCTTATGATGCTACTCGAAATGATGATTTGGATTTGTTGCGCTCTTTGGATGAGGAGTGTACGGCATTGAAGAGTCCGAAGGAAATCCGTGAAGCGAGTAAGAAATTGGGTGTACGCTTGTATAAGATTTTTTCGCGATATCAGGAGCAACCGATATTGATTTGTTGGGGTGAGTTGATTAAACAGAAGAAAGTGGATAGTCATTATTGTTTGGTGTATGGTATGTTGGCTGCTTTATTAGACATCCCGATTCGGGAAGCTTTGCATGGTTACTATTACAATGTTGCTATCACTATGGTGACTAATGCTGTAAAATTAGTTCCTCTCGGACAGTTGGATGGGCAGGATATCTTGTTTTATCTGCATGATGACCTGATGACTTTATGTGATGAGACTTTGGAGGTGGATCGTGATCTGATCGGTTTATGTAATGTTGGATTTGATATCCGGTGTATGCAACATGAGCGGTTGTACACACGGGTTTACATTTCTTAA
- a CDS encoding urease accessory protein UreD, which yields MICSLNINVAHREGKSYLKDAYVTQPFRIVPVGQYRRDKGAYLMIMSSSPGLLDGDDHRIQITIDPGAKLQLQTQAYQRLFHMKGKSVQKTEVTLGEGAVFSFVPHPIVPQNSSHFLSHNIIHMQKNCHLILSDIVTCGRKLSGEIFEYNHFQNLTQCYVDGRLILKDNVLLQPDKLPIQDIGILEGFTHQGTFIYLNSAGKAVGGWIEKFHQQYEHVTDIEFGISALQYDGFMIRILGYGAEQLFTIFQEIQQELWDAELLI from the coding sequence ATGATCTGTTCTTTAAATATCAACGTTGCCCATCGTGAAGGCAAGTCTTATCTCAAGGATGCTTATGTCACACAGCCTTTTCGTATCGTTCCAGTAGGACAATACAGGAGGGATAAAGGGGCATACTTGATGATTATGAGCTCATCACCGGGGTTATTGGATGGTGATGATCATCGTATCCAAATTACGATAGATCCTGGTGCTAAATTGCAATTGCAGACTCAAGCGTATCAGCGTCTTTTTCATATGAAAGGTAAATCGGTACAAAAAACGGAAGTTACGCTCGGCGAAGGTGCGGTGTTTTCTTTTGTTCCGCACCCTATTGTTCCTCAAAATTCTTCTCATTTTCTCAGCCATAATATTATCCACATGCAAAAAAACTGTCACCTCATCTTGAGTGATATTGTGACTTGTGGACGGAAACTGTCGGGAGAGATTTTTGAGTATAATCATTTTCAGAATCTGACTCAATGTTATGTGGATGGCCGACTGATATTGAAAGATAATGTACTGTTGCAACCTGATAAATTGCCGATACAGGATATCGGGATATTGGAAGGTTTTACCCATCAGGGAACGTTTATTTATCTCAATTCTGCTGGGAAAGCTGTTGGGGGCTGGATTGAAAAATTCCATCAACAGTATGAACATGTCACGGATATCGAATTTGGAATCAGTGCGCTTCAGTATGATGGGTTTATGATCCGAATATTGGGTTATGGTGCCGAGCAGTTGTTTACTATTTTTCAGGAGATCCAGCAGGAACTGTGGGATGCTGAACTCCTTATTTAA
- the ureG gene encoding urease accessory protein UreG: MENRKYVKIGVGGPVGSGKTALLECLCKRLKHELNLAVITNDIYTKEDAEYMAKNSTLSPDRIIGVETGGCPHTAIREDASMNLEAVEELAERFPDLELILIESGGDNLTSTYSPDLADITIFVIDVGEGEKMPRKGGPAITRSDLLLINKMDLAPYVGASLEVMEYDARKMRKGAPFLFSNLKTGTGLDEIIGWIKKYALLHDVAEPNLLR; encoded by the coding sequence ATGGAAAATAGAAAATATGTTAAGATAGGTGTGGGTGGTCCGGTTGGATCTGGAAAAACTGCACTGTTGGAATGTTTATGTAAACGTTTGAAACATGAATTGAATCTAGCGGTTATTACCAATGATATTTATACGAAGGAGGATGCTGAATACATGGCTAAAAACAGTACGTTGTCTCCTGATCGTATTATTGGAGTAGAAACAGGTGGTTGCCCGCATACGGCTATCCGTGAGGATGCGAGCATGAATCTAGAGGCTGTGGAAGAACTTGCTGAACGCTTTCCAGATCTTGAATTGATCTTGATTGAGAGTGGCGGTGATAATTTGACTTCAACTTATAGTCCTGATCTTGCGGATATCACCATTTTTGTGATCGATGTGGGTGAGGGCGAAAAGATGCCCCGTAAAGGTGGACCGGCGATTACCCGATCAGATTTATTGTTGATCAATAAGATGGATTTGGCTCCTTATGTTGGTGCTAGTCTGGAGGTGATGGAGTATGATGCTCGGAAAATGCGAAAAGGGGCACCGTTTTTATTTTCGAATTTGAAGACAGGAACGGGATTGGATGAAATCATTGGATGGATCAAAAAATATGCATTACTGCATGATGTAGCTGAACCTAATTTATTGCGTTAA
- the ureC gene encoding urease subunit alpha: protein MSLKVSRLNYAAIFGPTGGDKVRLGDTEIIIEVEKDYAYYGDEAKFGGGKTIRDGMCQSSVHTRDEGTLDLVITDAIIIDHWGIVKGDIGIKDGKIVGVGRAGNPDTMDNITPNMIIGASTEVHGGAGFIVTPGGIDTHIHYISPTQTETALYSGITTMIGGGTGPADGTNATTVTPGKWNIRKMMQAVEALPMNFGFFGKGNVGTEQPIVEQIEAGVLGVKIHEDWGATPATIDRALSVADQYDVQVAIHTDTLNEAGFLEDTMAAINGRVIHTFHTEGAGGGHAPDIIKSAMYPNVLPASTNPTRPFTKNTIDEHLDMLMVCHHLSKDIPEDVAFADSRIRPETIAAEDILQDRGVFSIMSSDSQAMGRVGEVITRTWQTADKMKKQTGALPEDEGTGNDNFRARRYVAKYTINPAIAHGISKYVGSIEQGKIADMVIWRPALFGAKPEMIIKGGMIIASKMGDANASIPTPQPIILRTMYGGYGKALTETCFNFVSKISIEKGIKEEYGLSKTLLPVENCRNISKKDMIHNDATPEIIVNPENYEVSVDGEVIKCEPIDKVALGQLYFLF from the coding sequence ATGAGCTTAAAGGTTAGTAGATTAAATTACGCGGCGATATTTGGACCTACAGGGGGAGATAAAGTTCGCTTAGGAGATACAGAAATCATCATAGAAGTTGAAAAAGATTATGCTTACTATGGTGATGAGGCAAAGTTTGGAGGCGGTAAAACTATTCGTGATGGTATGTGTCAATCTTCGGTGCATACGCGTGATGAAGGTACATTGGATTTAGTGATCACAGATGCGATTATCATTGATCACTGGGGTATTGTAAAAGGTGATATCGGGATCAAAGACGGAAAAATTGTTGGTGTAGGTCGCGCGGGTAATCCGGATACGATGGATAATATCACACCAAATATGATTATTGGTGCTTCGACCGAAGTTCATGGTGGTGCTGGATTTATTGTTACTCCAGGAGGTATTGATACGCATATTCACTACATCAGTCCTACACAGACGGAAACTGCTTTATACAGTGGTATTACGACTATGATCGGTGGTGGTACTGGTCCTGCTGATGGTACGAATGCGACAACGGTAACACCAGGGAAATGGAATATCCGTAAAATGATGCAGGCTGTTGAAGCTTTACCTATGAATTTTGGTTTTTTCGGTAAAGGTAATGTGGGGACAGAACAACCGATCGTGGAGCAGATCGAGGCTGGTGTACTGGGGGTGAAAATTCATGAGGATTGGGGCGCTACTCCTGCGACTATCGACCGTGCACTTTCTGTGGCTGATCAATATGATGTACAAGTCGCAATTCATACGGATACGTTGAATGAAGCTGGATTTTTAGAAGATACTATGGCAGCGATCAATGGTCGCGTCATTCATACCTTCCATACTGAAGGTGCTGGTGGTGGTCATGCCCCAGATATCATTAAATCGGCGATGTACCCGAACGTATTGCCTGCGTCTACAAACCCGACTCGTCCGTTTACTAAAAATACGATTGATGAACATCTGGATATGTTGATGGTCTGTCACCATTTAAGTAAAGATATTCCTGAAGATGTTGCTTTTGCGGATTCCCGTATTCGTCCTGAAACGATTGCTGCGGAAGATATTCTACAAGATCGAGGTGTTTTCAGTATCATGAGTTCGGATTCTCAAGCAATGGGCCGCGTAGGTGAGGTTATTACCAGAACATGGCAAACTGCTGATAAGATGAAGAAACAGACTGGTGCGCTTCCTGAAGATGAAGGTACTGGAAATGATAACTTTAGAGCTAGACGTTATGTTGCTAAATATACGATCAATCCTGCGATAGCACACGGTATCTCTAAATACGTGGGTTCTATAGAACAGGGTAAAATAGCGGATATGGTGATCTGGCGTCCTGCTTTGTTTGGTGCTAAGCCTGAAATGATTATTAAGGGCGGAATGATTATCGCTTCGAAAATGGGAGATGCCAATGCATCTATTCCTACACCTCAACCGATCATCTTGCGTACGATGTATGGTGGTTATGGTAAAGCATTGACAGAGACTTGTTTCAACTTTGTTTCTAAAATTTCGATTGAAAAGGGAATCAAAGAGGAGTACGGATTGAGTAAAACATTACTACCTGTGGAAAACTGCCGTAATATCTCCAAAAAAGATATGATTCACAATGATGCTACTCCAGAAATCATCGTTAATCCAGAAAACTATGAAGTGAGTGTCGATGGTGAGGTGATCAAATGTGAACCGATTGATAAGGTTGCTTTGGGACAATTGTATTTCTTGTTTTAA
- the ureA gene encoding urease subunit gamma, with amino-acid sequence MHLLPRETEKLLLHVAGELAKKRMARGVKLNYPESIAYISSELMEGARDGRTVAELMQYGATLLTREDVMQGVPEMIHDIQIEATFPDGTKLVTVHNPIR; translated from the coding sequence ATGCATTTATTACCTAGAGAGACTGAGAAGCTGTTGCTTCATGTAGCTGGTGAACTCGCAAAAAAGCGTATGGCCAGAGGTGTCAAATTAAATTATCCAGAGTCTATTGCGTATATCAGCAGTGAGCTTATGGAGGGTGCACGAGATGGTCGGACTGTTGCAGAACTGATGCAATATGGGGCGACTTTGTTGACCCGTGAAGATGTGATGCAGGGTGTGCCTGAGATGATTCACGATATACAGATCGAGGCAACTTTTCCTGATGGTACCAAATTGGTAACGGTACATAATCCTATTCGTTAA
- a CDS encoding helix-turn-helix domain-containing protein: MKSSIKIINNYEYKKLFLPDVTDHNLFNESKIQVYRIENYLRSILMPVIPYRTTFNFLIFVTKGTLTQHLESGAYTLAENQVINVKQGNITATLAISDDAEGFFVVYENEIVTDIELGINDIRFFNSHPFTPLSEHVSVWIQKMLELLEEELFTEGKVMEICVSMLQCILLKIIKTDYEVKAPMSRQLDIAFRFREFVQKFHTDHKNVLFYANLLHISENYLNKCVKEATNKPPKQWINEISILHSQILLQDATRDIAGIAFEMKYKSPSYFTRLFKKVTGYSPSDYRKHKFLSD; the protein is encoded by the coding sequence ATGAAATCGTCGATTAAGATTATCAACAATTACGAATACAAAAAGCTTTTTTTGCCTGATGTAACAGATCATAATCTATTCAATGAAAGCAAAATACAGGTATACCGCATCGAAAATTACCTACGAAGTATTCTCATGCCTGTCATTCCTTACCGTACTACCTTCAATTTCCTAATCTTTGTTACTAAAGGAACTTTAACACAACATCTGGAATCAGGGGCATACACCTTAGCTGAAAATCAAGTGATTAATGTCAAACAGGGAAATATTACTGCTACTTTAGCGATTTCAGATGATGCCGAAGGTTTTTTTGTCGTTTATGAAAACGAAATCGTTACAGATATTGAATTAGGCATCAATGATATCCGGTTTTTCAATTCACATCCCTTTACCCCCTTGTCAGAGCACGTCTCTGTATGGATTCAAAAAATGCTTGAACTCTTGGAAGAAGAGCTGTTTACCGAAGGAAAAGTTATGGAGATCTGTGTATCAATGCTACAATGTATACTGTTAAAAATAATTAAAACAGATTACGAAGTAAAAGCACCGATGAGTAGACAATTGGATATTGCATTTCGATTTCGAGAATTCGTACAAAAATTTCACACAGATCACAAGAATGTTTTATTCTATGCCAACTTATTACATATATCCGAAAACTACCTCAACAAATGTGTGAAGGAAGCAACCAATAAGCCTCCTAAACAGTGGATCAACGAAATCAGTATACTACATAGTCAAATCTTATTACAGGATGCGACAAGAGATATTGCAGGCATTGCATTCGAAATGAAATATAAATCCCCATCCTACTTTACACGTTTATTCAAGAAAGTCACCGGTTATTCACCCAGTGATTATCGCAAACACAAATTTCTTTCCGATTAA
- the yidC gene encoding membrane protein insertase YidC produces the protein MDRNTLIGLLLMFGIIAGSFYLMKPSDVEIKKEQVLQDSLARVKKGLAPLTDSTKANTQLGATQEAKPLDSAALKLPFGAAKFGTEKIITVENDKIIAKISSKGGRVKSVQLKGETNFNGKPLVLFEGDHNRFGLKFNVAGENINTNDLFFTSEDADVKITGEDSKSIKLQLAYGADQYIEYVYTIKGNGFNLGLDINTKGIQNKIDQKTIALDWETILLQKEQNIDSERQKSTIYYKEAGNVDHLSEAKDEEKELKEKVEWIAFKQHYFSNILSSKTGFTTADVNVKTTIESDVVKLYAATARLDYATQKDNSYSLNFFFGPNQYKTLKAEGHDFHKIINMGWGPMRWINQFITVPVFDFLDNFHLSYGIVILVLTLLLKLVLSPLTYKSYLSMAKMRVLKPQLDEIKAKVGEDNAVLLQQEQMKLYKTAGVNPLGGCLPLVLQMPFTIAFFYFFPNLFELRGESFLFMKDMSTYDTLFSFAPIFGVNHVSLMCVLMTLTTLLTTWYNNATSGATGQMKYIGYIMPLIFFFVLNSFPAGLNYYYFLSAILTFLTQLIIRSMVNDDKILAKLEDNKKNPKVQKKSSFQSRMEEAMRQAQQNKK, from the coding sequence ATGGATAGAAATACCCTTATTGGTTTACTTCTGATGTTCGGAATTATAGCCGGTTCATTTTACTTAATGAAACCGTCCGACGTAGAAATAAAAAAAGAACAAGTTCTACAAGATTCGTTAGCACGTGTTAAAAAAGGTCTAGCACCTTTAACAGACTCGACAAAAGCGAATACACAACTAGGAGCAACACAAGAGGCCAAGCCTCTTGACTCTGCAGCATTAAAACTTCCTTTTGGAGCTGCGAAATTTGGCACAGAAAAAATCATTACAGTAGAAAATGATAAAATCATTGCTAAAATAAGCTCTAAAGGCGGTCGTGTAAAATCTGTACAATTAAAAGGTGAAACAAATTTTAATGGTAAACCATTAGTATTGTTTGAAGGTGACCACAATAGATTTGGATTGAAATTTAATGTCGCCGGTGAAAACATCAATACCAACGATTTGTTCTTTACTTCTGAAGATGCTGATGTAAAGATAACAGGCGAAGATTCAAAATCGATTAAATTACAATTAGCTTATGGAGCTGATCAGTATATTGAATACGTATATACCATCAAAGGTAATGGTTTCAATTTAGGTCTTGATATCAACACAAAAGGTATTCAAAACAAGATCGATCAAAAAACGATTGCTTTAGATTGGGAAACGATTTTACTACAGAAAGAACAAAATATTGATTCTGAACGTCAAAAATCTACCATCTATTATAAAGAAGCAGGTAATGTAGACCATTTGTCAGAAGCAAAAGATGAAGAAAAAGAGTTAAAAGAAAAAGTAGAATGGATTGCATTCAAGCAACACTATTTCTCAAACATTCTTTCAAGCAAAACAGGATTTACAACAGCAGATGTAAATGTAAAAACAACAATCGAATCCGATGTTGTTAAACTTTATGCGGCTACAGCACGTCTTGATTATGCAACTCAAAAAGACAACAGTTATTCGTTAAACTTCTTTTTTGGCCCTAATCAATACAAAACGCTTAAAGCAGAAGGTCATGATTTTCATAAAATCATTAATATGGGATGGGGACCAATGCGTTGGATTAACCAATTTATTACAGTACCTGTATTTGATTTCTTAGACAATTTCCATTTGAGTTATGGTATAGTTATCCTTGTTCTAACATTATTGTTAAAACTGGTATTATCACCATTAACATACAAATCTTACCTATCAATGGCTAAAATGCGTGTATTGAAACCGCAATTAGATGAAATAAAAGCTAAAGTAGGTGAAGACAATGCAGTATTGTTGCAGCAAGAACAAATGAAATTGTATAAAACAGCTGGAGTAAACCCATTGGGAGGTTGTCTTCCATTGGTATTACAAATGCCATTTACAATTGCTTTCTTCTACTTCTTCCCGAATTTATTCGAGCTGAGAGGTGAAAGTTTCTTGTTTATGAAAGATATGTCAACATACGATACCTTATTCTCATTCGCACCGATTTTCGGCGTGAATCACGTATCATTGATGTGCGTATTGATGACTTTAACAACATTATTGACCACTTGGTACAACAATGCGACTTCGGGTGCGACAGGACAAATGAAATACATTGGTTACATTATGCCTTTAATTTTCTTTTTCGTCTTGAATAGTTTCCCTGCAGGATTAAACTATTATTACTTCTTAAGTGCAATCCTAACATTCTTAACACAGTTGATCATCCGTTCAATGGTTAATGATGATAAGATTTTAGCGAAATTAGAAGACAATAAAAAGAATCCAAAGGTGCAAAAGAAATCGTCATTCCAATCAAGAATGGAAGAAGCGATGCGTCAAGCACAACAAAATAAAAAATAA
- a CDS encoding DUF2490 domain-containing protein, translated as MKNTLYKILSLLFLVISPFLLLHAQISPPGLGKAKTASWSAIGLKRQLDSTGTKEALTYLGLGTKSTLDDSNPFHKQAIFVLNHEVYHKFAKNQQYSYALSYRRQNVYDADAPYHGEGVEQEFRLYGRYAYSFRFGERWKWKNTVRQEFRKFFTADFNKAEENFQLRTRLKTQMNLKLSDRNKQELAFSAEGLFAVSKMYEPKDEWSKFAYKEARFALYYMTDIAHTPLHLDVGYMNDLIKGYSQADFGVHYLAVDLIWNLPYKKKH; from the coding sequence ATGAAAAATACTCTTTATAAAATATTATCCTTACTCTTTCTTGTTATCAGTCCATTTTTATTACTTCATGCTCAGATTAGTCCTCCTGGATTGGGAAAAGCAAAAACGGCTTCTTGGTCTGCCATTGGTCTTAAAAGACAACTGGATAGTACTGGTACGAAAGAAGCTTTAACTTACCTCGGCCTAGGAACCAAAAGTACACTTGATGATTCAAATCCTTTTCATAAACAAGCTATTTTTGTCCTCAATCACGAGGTATATCATAAGTTTGCTAAGAACCAGCAATATAGTTATGCTTTGAGCTATCGTCGTCAAAATGTATATGATGCAGATGCTCCTTATCATGGTGAAGGAGTAGAGCAGGAGTTTCGCTTGTATGGGCGCTATGCTTATAGTTTCAGATTCGGTGAGCGCTGGAAATGGAAAAATACAGTCAGACAGGAATTTCGTAAATTTTTTACAGCAGATTTTAATAAAGCTGAGGAGAATTTTCAATTGCGGACTAGGCTTAAAACACAGATGAATCTGAAACTCTCGGATAGAAATAAACAGGAACTTGCATTTAGTGCTGAGGGTCTGTTTGCAGTAAGCAAAATGTATGAGCCGAAAGATGAGTGGTCAAAATTTGCTTATAAGGAAGCGCGTTTCGCTTTATATTACATGACGGATATTGCGCATACACCCTTGCACCTTGATGTTGGATATATGAATGATTTAATTAAAGGCTATAGTCAAGCGGACTTTGGTGTTCACTATCTTGCTGTTGATCTGATTTGGAATCTGCCTTATAAAAAGAAGCATTAA
- a CDS encoding META domain-containing protein — MKFNQILIMATLIVGLSSCSVFKKNTNKEHSTTETMQLKGNKWQLIEVDGKTVPAQVNGRVPFLQFEDDRYAANAGCNTLGGAVNITGKNKIKFEQGISTMMACPEFEIEQALSKNIIAVDTYTIEGEVLSLKKGGKTLAKFTLIKAEKGEQALAGTWELDYVSGPRIAFEGLYPNKKPTITFDLTAKKVSGNSSCNNYNGTFKTENNHISFGPLASTKMACEGSGESVYFSTLEKITSFDVNGNTLTLIMGDIAMMRFQKK, encoded by the coding sequence ATGAAATTTAATCAGATTTTAATCATGGCAACGCTGATCGTTGGATTAAGCAGTTGTTCAGTTTTCAAAAAAAATACGAACAAAGAGCATTCGACTACAGAAACTATGCAGCTAAAAGGAAACAAGTGGCAACTGATCGAAGTAGATGGAAAAACAGTACCAGCACAGGTAAACGGACGTGTCCCCTTCTTACAGTTTGAAGACGATAGATATGCTGCAAATGCAGGTTGTAATACTTTAGGTGGAGCAGTAAATATCACGGGAAAAAACAAAATTAAATTTGAACAAGGTATTTCCACAATGATGGCTTGTCCTGAGTTCGAGATAGAACAGGCGTTATCAAAAAACATTATAGCAGTAGATACCTACACAATAGAAGGAGAAGTATTGAGTTTAAAAAAAGGTGGAAAAACATTAGCTAAATTTACGCTTATCAAAGCAGAAAAAGGTGAGCAAGCACTAGCAGGTACATGGGAATTAGATTATGTATCTGGACCACGTATTGCATTTGAAGGTCTATATCCAAATAAAAAGCCTACGATCACCTTTGATTTGACAGCAAAAAAAGTATCTGGAAACAGTAGTTGCAATAATTACAATGGAACTTTCAAAACCGAAAACAACCACATTAGTTTTGGTCCACTAGCATCTACTAAAATGGCCTGCGAAGGTTCAGGAGAAAGTGTATACTTCAGCACGCTGGAGAAAATCACTTCCTTCGATGTCAACGGAAATACATTGACTCTGATTATGGGCGATATTGCGATGATGCGATTCCAAAAAAAATAA
- a CDS encoding urea transporter yields MRDQVLAYIKAFFRGFGQIMLQGNAWTGILFIGAILYDSTLMGFAGILANVVGVATAKILKYDKDHIDNGLFGFNASLFGVALVFYFEANIWIWMTLILGSMLTTLMMGFALKRNLPAFTFPFIAVTWISLYILSIPQLAMPTVSQHFVDIQEMDDFLIEGHAFGQVIFQGSLIAGLVFFLGVFMSNPMAALYAFAAVIISIYLSHYGHESETMISNGTFSFNAVLCGIALSGTRVRDGLYVLIAVVIATYCDHVLVHYGWTTLTFPFVVAMWAMEPVKRLDKWIVGRFEETFKSRLS; encoded by the coding sequence ATGAGGGATCAAGTTTTAGCTTATATAAAAGCTTTTTTTAGAGGTTTCGGACAGATCATGTTGCAAGGTAATGCTTGGACAGGCATATTATTTATTGGTGCTATTTTATATGACTCGACCTTAATGGGCTTTGCGGGTATATTGGCTAATGTTGTAGGGGTTGCAACAGCTAAAATACTGAAATATGATAAAGATCATATTGATAATGGATTATTTGGTTTTAATGCTTCTTTGTTTGGTGTAGCGCTTGTTTTTTACTTTGAAGCGAATATCTGGATCTGGATGACATTGATTCTTGGTTCCATGTTAACCACTCTTATGATGGGTTTTGCGCTCAAAAGAAATTTACCTGCTTTTACTTTTCCTTTCATAGCTGTTACCTGGATTTCACTGTATATCCTGAGTATTCCACAGCTTGCAATGCCTACTGTATCACAACATTTTGTTGATATCCAAGAAATGGATGATTTCTTGATCGAGGGACATGCTTTCGGGCAAGTGATCTTTCAAGGAAGCCTGATTGCGGGATTGGTCTTTTTCCTTGGGGTATTTATGAGCAATCCGATGGCTGCACTTTATGCTTTCGCCGCTGTGATTATCAGCATTTACCTATCTCATTATGGTCATGAATCGGAAACTATGATCAGCAACGGAACGTTTAGCTTTAATGCTGTACTCTGTGGCATTGCTTTAAGCGGTACTCGTGTGCGGGATGGATTATATGTCCTTATTGCTGTCGTGATTGCGACTTATTGTGATCATGTGCTTGTGCACTATGGGTGGACGACATTGACTTTTCCGTTTGTAGTGGCTATGTGGGCAATGGAACCTGTTAAACGTCTGGATAAATGGATCGTGGGGCGGTTTGAAGAAACTTTTAAAAGCCGATTGTCCTAA
- a CDS encoding urease accessory protein UreE — protein sequence MIITEITRNIKNEVVSKRCDLLIIEWYESTKRIQRLRTEEGMDIAFKLLGNTSQLHNGDILYEDADKIVVIAIRSCDVICIESLNFLEIAFISCEIGNKHLPLFIEGNELLIPFERTMQSWLNKQGIPYTLASRQLLSQLNANVDANYHRELKFSTKGIPLFIKA from the coding sequence ATGATTATTACAGAAATCACAAGGAATATCAAAAATGAGGTGGTCAGTAAGCGTTGTGATCTGCTCATTATTGAGTGGTACGAATCTACGAAACGTATTCAACGTTTGCGTACGGAGGAGGGCATGGATATCGCCTTTAAATTATTGGGGAATACTTCTCAATTGCATAATGGGGATATTCTATATGAGGATGCTGACAAAATTGTTGTGATTGCTATTCGTAGTTGTGATGTAATCTGTATAGAATCGTTGAATTTTTTGGAGATTGCTTTTATTAGTTGTGAAATAGGAAATAAGCATTTGCCTCTATTTATTGAGGGGAATGAATTGCTTATCCCTTTTGAGCGAACGATGCAAAGTTGGCTGAATAAGCAGGGGATTCCCTACACGCTTGCTTCTCGTCAGTTATTAAGTCAGTTGAATGCTAATGTCGATGCAAATTATCATCGTGAGCTCAAATTTTCGACAAAGGGTATCCCTTTATTTATTAAAGCATAA